A stretch of Natronococcus sp. CG52 DNA encodes these proteins:
- a CDS encoding DUF7344 domain-containing protein: MGHGPSELDVVFELLANQRRRQALAVLKTGDRQLTLNDLTKEIAVQEFEERITDIPSEDVYDIFLSLQHTHVPKLAALELVEYDRKRNIVEPTDQFEALEPHLSIAMDLEPDFGSGSDRADAR, encoded by the coding sequence ATGGGACACGGCCCCTCGGAACTCGATGTCGTCTTCGAACTTCTTGCAAACCAACGACGCCGACAGGCTCTTGCCGTGCTCAAGACGGGCGACCGTCAACTGACGCTGAACGACCTGACGAAAGAGATTGCCGTCCAGGAATTCGAGGAGCGGATTACCGACATTCCTAGCGAGGACGTCTACGACATCTTTCTCTCGCTGCAGCACACCCACGTCCCCAAGCTCGCGGCGCTCGAACTCGTCGAGTACGATCGGAAACGGAACATCGTCGAACCGACCGATCAGTTCGAGGCCCTGGAACCCCATCTCTCGATCGCGATGGATCTCGAGCCCGACTTCGGGTCAGGATCCGACAGAGCCGATGCCCGGTGA
- a CDS encoding response regulator — MTAHGTGFSHRDAQTREILLVEDNPGDVRLLEEAMDEADISHRIHVVSNGRDALEFIRQRGPYEDAPRPDLVLLDLNLPQLSGEEVLDSIKTDADHREIPVIMLTSSATPENVRRAYRLGANAYLTKPVDPSEFVDIARSIEEFWLAAATLPPGH, encoded by the coding sequence ATGACCGCACACGGGACCGGTTTCAGCCATCGAGACGCCCAGACGAGGGAGATACTGCTCGTCGAAGACAACCCCGGAGACGTCCGCTTGCTCGAGGAGGCGATGGACGAAGCCGACATTTCTCACCGAATCCACGTCGTCTCCAACGGACGGGACGCACTCGAGTTCATCCGGCAGCGGGGACCGTACGAGGACGCTCCGCGTCCGGACCTCGTCCTCCTCGATCTGAACCTGCCGCAGCTGTCAGGCGAGGAGGTACTGGACAGCATCAAAACGGATGCCGACCACCGTGAGATTCCGGTGATTATGCTCACGAGCTCGGCCACTCCCGAAAACGTGCGGCGGGCCTACCGACTGGGCGCAAACGCCTATCTGACGAAACCCGTCGACCCGAGCGAGTTCGTCGATATCGCGCGATCGATCGAGGAGTTCTGGCTCGCGGCTGCGACGCTGCCGCCCGGTCACTGA
- a CDS encoding diphthine--ammonia ligase, which produces MSDADGAWVSLFSGGKDSAWALYRALERGLNVERLVTVHPAGDSYMYHVPATELAGLAAESVGIPLVDVEPADFEADDAADSSVQGDDELEPLEAALADLDAELPGGIAGVTAGAVESEYQTSRIRGMCDRLDCELFAPLWQEDPRELADVMLEAGFEIRIIQVAAHGLDESWIGRTVDEDALAELETLNEEYGVHILGEGGEFETLVVDGPHMDRRIALEYETDWDGTRGTIRALDAELS; this is translated from the coding sequence ATGAGCGACGCAGACGGAGCGTGGGTCAGCCTGTTCTCCGGCGGCAAGGACTCCGCGTGGGCGCTGTATCGGGCTCTCGAGCGCGGACTGAACGTCGAACGACTCGTCACCGTCCACCCGGCGGGCGACTCGTACATGTATCACGTCCCCGCGACCGAGCTGGCCGGACTGGCGGCCGAGAGCGTCGGAATCCCGCTGGTCGACGTCGAACCCGCGGACTTCGAGGCCGACGACGCCGCGGACTCGAGCGTCCAGGGCGACGACGAACTCGAACCGCTCGAGGCCGCCCTAGCCGACCTCGACGCGGAACTGCCCGGCGGCATCGCAGGTGTCACGGCGGGCGCCGTCGAGAGCGAGTACCAGACGAGTCGAATTCGGGGGATGTGTGACCGCCTCGACTGCGAACTGTTCGCGCCGCTGTGGCAGGAGGACCCCCGCGAACTCGCCGACGTGATGCTCGAGGCCGGCTTCGAGATCAGGATCATCCAGGTTGCGGCCCACGGCCTCGACGAGTCGTGGATCGGCCGGACCGTAGACGAGGACGCCCTCGCGGAGCTCGAGACGCTCAACGAGGAGTACGGCGTCCACATCCTCGGGGAAGGCGGCGAGTTCGAGACGCTAGTGGTCGACGGACCGCACATGGACCGGCGGATCGCCCTCGAGTACGAAACCGACTGGGACGGTACGCGCGGAACGATTCGCGCGCTGGACGCGGAGCTCTCGTGA
- a CDS encoding DUF373 family protein, translating into MTTLVVCLDRTDDVGRKTGLRSPIVGWEAIRALVTDVGLADPEDSGVNSLLETLRVAQSLRDENEEVVVAVVSGDRESMVSADRSVARQIDDLMATHDPDSAVVVIDSAEDERLVPIVESRVQVDSVDRVVVRQARDIESTYYLLKQFLADEELRQTVLVPIGLTLLVFPMLAWFVGPAEGAAAITTVIGVFLLYKGFNIDEIMTGFAHQVRESLYSGQVSVVTYVVAAGLTFVGLFAGALGVSNLEDPSGILIPAVQFAFDSVPWLAAAALTASAGRLLDEVIREEPIRSSYLNLPFIIVAVGLVIRGFSAYFLEQQRIIDSVLVPAIEQGVLSIDSFAITAGERLALYVVSAIVVSLVGARIASTFSGPNGEASDETALADSEPESGLTDGGPRSAFRSTADLESDGDSTDDLESDDEPGSGPSR; encoded by the coding sequence GTGACAACGCTGGTCGTCTGTCTCGACCGGACCGACGACGTCGGGCGAAAGACCGGACTTCGGTCGCCCATCGTCGGCTGGGAGGCAATCCGTGCGCTCGTGACCGACGTCGGTCTCGCAGATCCGGAGGATTCGGGGGTCAACTCCCTGCTCGAGACCCTGCGCGTCGCCCAGAGCCTTCGCGACGAGAACGAGGAGGTCGTCGTCGCGGTCGTCTCGGGGGACCGAGAGTCGATGGTCTCGGCCGACCGGTCCGTCGCACGGCAGATAGACGACCTCATGGCGACCCACGACCCCGACTCGGCCGTCGTCGTCATCGACAGCGCCGAGGACGAACGACTGGTGCCGATCGTCGAGAGTCGCGTTCAGGTCGACTCCGTCGACCGCGTGGTCGTCCGCCAGGCTCGAGATATCGAGTCCACCTACTACCTGCTCAAGCAGTTCCTCGCCGACGAAGAGCTCCGCCAGACGGTGCTCGTACCGATCGGGTTGACGCTGCTGGTGTTCCCGATGCTCGCGTGGTTCGTCGGTCCCGCCGAGGGGGCAGCCGCGATTACGACCGTGATCGGGGTCTTCCTGCTCTACAAGGGGTTCAACATCGACGAGATCATGACCGGGTTCGCACACCAGGTCCGCGAGTCGCTGTACTCCGGACAGGTGTCCGTCGTCACCTACGTCGTCGCGGCAGGATTGACGTTCGTCGGGCTCTTCGCCGGCGCGCTCGGCGTCTCGAACCTCGAGGACCCGTCGGGGATCCTGATCCCCGCAGTCCAGTTCGCCTTCGACAGCGTCCCCTGGCTCGCCGCCGCCGCGCTGACGGCGAGCGCCGGTCGGCTGCTCGACGAGGTCATCCGCGAGGAGCCGATCCGGAGCTCCTATCTCAATCTCCCCTTTATCATCGTCGCCGTCGGGCTGGTGATCCGCGGCTTCTCGGCGTACTTCCTCGAGCAACAGCGCATCATCGACTCGGTTCTGGTGCCCGCGATCGAGCAGGGGGTCCTCTCGATCGACAGCTTCGCCATCACGGCCGGTGAACGACTGGCGCTGTACGTCGTCAGTGCGATCGTGGTGAGCCTCGTCGGCGCCAGGATCGCCTCGACGTTCAGCGGACCGAACGGTGAGGCGAGCGACGAGACGGCTCTCGCCGATAGCGAACCGGAATCGGGGCTCACCGACGGCGGGCCGCGGTCCGCGTTCCGTTCGACGGCCGACCTCGAGTCCGACGGCGACTCGACGGACGACCTCGAGTCCGACGACGAGCCGGGTTCCGGCCCGTCCCGGTGA
- the sppA gene encoding signal peptide peptidase SppA, with translation MVSSEGIGRLAIVAVGAAAFAAIGVALFVIYPETLADLVGVLVALAVIVLGVRIAGSIADSLFPGYDVAEVAVEGPITRDGGGGRFPSSPGSTPADDIVEQIDRADEDDSVDALLLKLNTPGGEVVPSDDIKLAAERFEGPTVAYTTDVCASGGYWIASGCDELWARDGSIVGSIGVIGSRVNASDLADKVGLSYERFAAGKYKDAGSPLKEMDDSERAYLQGLIDDYYETFVERVSDGRDVDPEFVRETEARIYLGEQAREMGLVDELGTRREIEDELADRLEVDAVAVEKFEPERPLMARVGGGARSLAYSFGAGIASVVGDREFRLRF, from the coding sequence GTGGTCAGTAGCGAAGGTATCGGCCGACTCGCCATCGTGGCGGTCGGCGCCGCGGCGTTCGCCGCGATCGGCGTTGCACTGTTCGTCATCTATCCCGAGACGCTCGCGGATCTCGTCGGCGTGCTCGTCGCGCTCGCCGTGATCGTCCTCGGCGTTCGGATCGCCGGCTCGATCGCCGACAGCCTCTTTCCCGGCTACGACGTCGCCGAAGTCGCCGTCGAGGGGCCGATCACCCGGGACGGCGGCGGCGGACGGTTCCCCTCGAGTCCGGGCTCGACTCCGGCCGACGATATCGTCGAGCAGATCGACCGGGCGGACGAGGACGACAGCGTCGACGCGCTCCTCCTGAAGCTGAACACGCCCGGTGGCGAGGTCGTCCCCAGCGACGACATCAAACTCGCGGCCGAACGGTTCGAGGGGCCGACGGTCGCGTATACGACCGACGTCTGTGCGAGCGGGGGCTACTGGATCGCCAGCGGCTGTGACGAGCTCTGGGCGCGAGACGGCTCCATCGTGGGGTCGATCGGCGTCATCGGCTCGCGAGTCAACGCGAGCGACCTCGCCGACAAGGTCGGCCTCTCCTACGAGCGCTTCGCCGCGGGGAAGTACAAGGACGCCGGCAGCCCGCTGAAGGAGATGGACGACAGCGAGCGAGCCTACCTCCAGGGGTTGATCGACGACTACTACGAGACGTTCGTCGAACGCGTCAGCGACGGCCGGGACGTAGATCCCGAGTTCGTCCGCGAGACCGAGGCTCGGATCTACCTCGGCGAGCAGGCCCGCGAGATGGGGCTCGTCGACGAACTCGGTACCCGGCGCGAGATCGAAGACGAGCTAGCGGACCGCCTCGAGGTCGACGCGGTGGCCGTCGAGAAGTTCGAACCCGAGCGGCCGCTGATGGCTCGCGTCGGCGGCGGTGCCCGGAGCCTCGCCTACTCGTTCGGCGCCGGAATCGCGAGCGTCGTCGGCGACCGGGAGTTCCGGCTCCGGTTCTGA
- a CDS encoding carboxylate--amine ligase, whose amino-acid sequence MHKPRDDAAVFVPGIDAPSTVACLRSLRPRGVRTIVGGETTTTPAAFSRYCDEFVQLPDPGDDLLAYGDALLSIAERSDVRTIIPVREEDVYSLARNRKAFAAEVATPWPTFETLRRVQDRVELFEAAEAAGVAAPETALLDEWDDWGRQTIVKPRYTVAAPEYLGSAFDRGEIGSTNYQTPGEPPNEAACVEKRGHVPLVQELVPDSREYGFFALYDRGDPVATFQHCQRRGWEYCGGPSAYRESVYIPELEEAGRSLLDELEWHGLAMVEFLRDPETEEFKLMEINPRFWSSLPFSVQTGADFPFYYWQLAMDEPIPGKPTYRTGLGGHLLRGELSYIHSVLTKEFPLVERPPLGAAVRDVAVSLVRQPRFDYAVPDDPVPFVRDSWNVLQEWVGDWTAEPDERVTHTSETEQSVEDDGDTTDAPGSITAE is encoded by the coding sequence ATGCACAAGCCCAGGGACGACGCTGCCGTTTTCGTGCCGGGGATCGACGCCCCGAGCACTGTCGCCTGTCTCCGTTCGCTCCGTCCACGCGGTGTCCGAACGATCGTCGGCGGGGAGACCACGACGACGCCGGCGGCGTTCTCGAGATACTGCGACGAGTTCGTCCAGCTACCGGATCCAGGCGACGATCTGCTCGCCTACGGCGACGCTCTTCTCTCGATCGCCGAGCGGTCCGACGTTAGAACGATTATCCCGGTTCGCGAGGAGGACGTCTACTCCCTCGCACGGAACCGGAAGGCGTTCGCAGCGGAAGTCGCCACACCTTGGCCAACCTTCGAGACGCTTCGGCGAGTTCAGGATCGCGTCGAACTCTTCGAGGCGGCCGAGGCGGCCGGCGTCGCGGCGCCGGAAACCGCCCTCCTCGACGAGTGGGACGACTGGGGGCGCCAAACCATCGTCAAGCCCCGGTACACGGTCGCCGCGCCGGAGTATCTCGGCTCCGCGTTCGATCGCGGCGAGATCGGCTCGACGAACTACCAGACGCCCGGAGAGCCGCCGAACGAAGCCGCCTGCGTCGAGAAGCGGGGCCACGTACCGCTCGTCCAGGAACTCGTCCCCGACTCCAGGGAGTACGGCTTCTTCGCGCTGTACGACCGCGGCGATCCGGTCGCGACCTTCCAGCACTGTCAACGGCGCGGCTGGGAGTACTGCGGCGGGCCGAGCGCCTACCGCGAGTCGGTGTACATCCCCGAACTCGAGGAGGCCGGCCGATCGCTGCTCGACGAACTCGAGTGGCACGGGCTGGCGATGGTCGAGTTCCTGCGCGATCCGGAGACGGAGGAGTTCAAACTGATGGAGATCAATCCGCGGTTCTGGTCGTCGCTGCCGTTTTCCGTCCAGACGGGTGCCGATTTCCCCTTCTACTACTGGCAGCTTGCGATGGACGAGCCGATTCCAGGCAAACCGACCTACCGGACTGGTCTCGGCGGTCACCTCCTTCGGGGCGAGCTCAGCTACATCCACAGCGTGCTGACAAAGGAGTTTCCGCTCGTCGAGCGACCGCCGCTCGGGGCTGCCGTGCGCGATGTCGCCGTCTCACTCGTTCGGCAACCGCGGTTCGACTACGCGGTCCCCGACGATCCGGTTCCGTTCGTCCGCGATAGCTGGAACGTCCTCCAGGAGTGGGTCGGGGACTGGACGGCCGAGCCTGACGAGCGTGTCACCCACACCAGCGAGACCGAACAGTCGGTCGAGGACGACGGGGATACTACTGACGCGCCGGGTAGCATCACGGCCGAGTGA